A genomic stretch from Drosophila biarmipes strain raj3 unplaced genomic scaffold, RU_DBia_V1.1 ptg000005l, whole genome shotgun sequence includes:
- the LOC127011681 gene encoding uncharacterized protein LOC127011681, which yields MKRVQEYLKGLSGYYGQNSRNSPRAIQGNNISARSRIQGWSLGNDVSAAQVEWASKEPPLDQRTPRSQVKVVEAATLEFRLKLEAQRRSEERRLIEMEEIGGGKSGMASPVAEGRRGAAAVVASGVPTHTKVHDRALVPPQEVALSIDKDNPKDAQGILGKESKDNSKDAQSILRKKPKDNVKDSQRILRKGCKEIQKAPKPCGGSQGEAFLIL from the exons ATGAAAAGAGTCCAAGAATACCTCAAAGGATTGTCAGGATACTACGGACAAAACTCGAGGAATTCTCCAAGGGCTATTCAAGGCAACAACATAAGTGCAAGGTCGAGGATCCAAGGCTGGAGTTTAGGAAATGACGTCTCCGCGGCACAGGTCGAGTGGGCCAGCAAGGAGCCGCCCCTAGATCAGCGGACTCCCCGTAGCCAAGTCAAGGTCGTAGAGGCGGCCACGTTGGAATTCCGCCTAAAGTTAGAGGCGCAACGAAGGAGTGAGGAGCGGCGACTCATAGAGATGGAGGAGATCGGGGGTGGCAAGTCCGGGATGGCAAGTCCAGTGGCGGAGGGCcgacgaggagcagcagctgtggtAGCATCTGGCGTACCTACCCACACCAAGGTACACGACCGAGCCTTGGTCCCGCCCCAGGAGGTGGCC ttgtctATAGACAAGGATAACCCTAAGGATGCTCAGGGGATACTAGGaaaagagtccaaggataactccaaggatgctcaaagcATACTGAGGAAAAAGCCCAAGGATAACGTCAAGGATTCccaaaggatactacgaaaaGG GTGCAAGGAAATACAAAAAGCACCCAAACCTTGCGGAGGATCTCAGGGCGAGGCGTTCCTGATCCTGTAG